The Mesorhizobium sp. NBSH29 genome has a segment encoding these proteins:
- a CDS encoding thiamine diphosphokinase: protein MSLFTLLFGGDLVRTPRLDAQLAGSRVIAADSGIRHAAELGITPELWVGDFDSTTKELAQKFEAVPREVFPAEKDQTDGELAVDTALRLGATSLVIAGAFGGPRIDHTFLHLAIGMRLAEAGTPIVLTSGAQEGIPLLTGNATFDYAPGTMFSIIGFSALSGLTLTGVKWPLDEVKVPFGSSLTLSNEVSSKLSAELGSGRAMLIAHPFPGTEF, encoded by the coding sequence ATGAGCCTTTTCACTCTCCTGTTTGGCGGCGATCTTGTTCGCACGCCCCGGCTGGATGCACAGCTTGCCGGCAGCCGCGTCATCGCTGCCGACTCCGGTATCCGCCATGCCGCGGAACTCGGGATAACGCCCGAGCTTTGGGTGGGTGATTTCGACTCGACTACCAAGGAGTTGGCGCAGAAATTTGAAGCCGTGCCACGGGAAGTGTTTCCCGCTGAGAAGGACCAGACCGATGGCGAACTCGCCGTCGACACAGCGCTCCGGCTGGGCGCAACCTCGCTTGTTATAGCTGGCGCTTTCGGCGGTCCACGCATTGATCACACCTTCCTCCATCTGGCTATCGGAATGCGCCTGGCGGAAGCCGGCACGCCCATTGTGCTGACCAGCGGTGCGCAAGAAGGCATTCCTTTACTAACTGGCAATGCGACGTTTGATTATGCCCCAGGAACAATGTTTTCAATTATCGGCTTCAGCGCCCTCAGCGGGTTGACGCTCACCGGCGTGAAATGGCCGCTCGATGAGGTAAAGGTGCCTTTCGGTTCCTCGCTCACTCTTTCCAACGAAGTGTCCAGCAAGCTCAGCGCCGAGCTTGGCTCAGGTCGCGCAATGCTAATCGCCCATCCTTTCCCCGGTACGGAATTTTAA
- a CDS encoding ABC-F family ATP-binding cassette domain-containing protein: MAPPLLRLDGIKLTFGGTPLLDGASISVSQGDRIALVGRNGSGKSTLLKIAAGLVEFQDGDLFRHPSVTIRYLPQVPDMEGFATVRSYVDAGLGPADDPYRVTYLLEHLGLTGEEDPKSLSGGEARRAALAKVLAPEPDILLLDEPTNHLDLATIEWLEEELNRSSSALIVISHDRRFLERVSRATVWLDRGQTRRLDKGFAHFEAWRDVVLEEEERDQHKLGRQIVREEHWLRYGVTARRKRNMRRLGELQTMRQSYRGHRGAEGVAKMAASEAAESGKLVVEAKSISKSYGEQIIVSDFSTRIQRGDRVGFVGANGAGKTTLLKMLTGELAPDSGSVRIGTNLEIATLDQKRDAFDPEESLMHFLTDGRGETVVVNGEERHVVSYMKDFLFKADQARTPVRELSGGERARLMLARVLARPANLLVLDEPTNDLDMETLELLQELVAGFAGTVILVSHDRDFLDRTVTSVVAPDGNGVWVEYAGGYADMLAQRGGKKLEDRKARSKAEGPSSPTASASAPLREKDASKKLSYKQKFALEQLPKRMEAINASISSLENSIADPAFYERDPKGFQKTIAALDKERVTLGKLEEEWLELEMLKEEIEG; encoded by the coding sequence ATGGCGCCACCCCTTCTTCGCCTCGACGGTATCAAACTTACATTCGGCGGTACGCCGCTTCTGGATGGTGCGTCGATCTCGGTTTCGCAGGGCGACCGCATCGCGCTGGTCGGTCGCAATGGCTCCGGCAAATCAACCCTGCTCAAGATTGCGGCCGGCCTCGTTGAGTTTCAGGATGGTGATCTATTTCGGCATCCATCCGTGACAATCCGATATCTGCCGCAGGTTCCCGACATGGAAGGCTTTGCCACGGTGCGCTCCTATGTTGATGCCGGGCTTGGGCCTGCCGACGATCCTTACAGGGTGACATACCTGCTGGAACATTTAGGACTGACAGGAGAAGAAGATCCCAAAAGCCTGTCCGGCGGTGAAGCGCGTCGCGCGGCCCTTGCAAAGGTACTGGCACCCGAACCGGACATTCTGCTGCTTGATGAGCCAACGAACCATCTCGATCTCGCCACCATCGAATGGCTGGAAGAGGAGCTCAACCGCTCATCCTCCGCACTCATCGTCATCTCTCATGATCGCCGATTTCTTGAGCGCGTCTCCCGTGCAACGGTATGGCTGGACCGTGGCCAGACGCGCCGACTGGACAAGGGATTCGCACATTTCGAAGCATGGCGCGATGTGGTTCTCGAAGAGGAGGAGCGCGATCAACACAAGCTTGGCCGCCAAATCGTGCGCGAGGAGCACTGGCTGCGCTACGGCGTGACTGCAAGGCGCAAGCGCAACATGCGCAGGCTCGGCGAATTGCAAACCATGCGCCAGAGCTATCGTGGCCACCGCGGCGCTGAGGGCGTCGCTAAAATGGCGGCCAGTGAGGCTGCTGAATCCGGCAAACTGGTAGTCGAAGCGAAATCGATCTCCAAGAGTTATGGCGAACAGATCATCGTTAGCGACTTTTCCACCCGCATCCAGCGTGGCGACCGAGTCGGTTTTGTCGGGGCCAATGGTGCTGGCAAGACAACGCTGTTGAAGATGCTCACAGGAGAATTGGCTCCCGACAGCGGCTCGGTGCGTATCGGCACCAATCTCGAAATCGCCACACTCGACCAGAAGCGCGATGCCTTCGACCCGGAGGAATCGCTGATGCACTTCCTCACGGACGGGCGGGGCGAAACCGTTGTCGTCAATGGCGAGGAGCGCCACGTCGTCTCCTATATGAAGGATTTCCTGTTCAAAGCCGATCAGGCGCGCACGCCGGTGCGCGAACTTTCAGGTGGCGAGCGCGCACGGCTGATGCTGGCGCGCGTTCTGGCTCGCCCGGCCAACCTTCTGGTACTGGACGAGCCGACCAACGATCTCGACATGGAAACACTGGAGCTTTTGCAAGAGCTTGTCGCCGGCTTTGCCGGAACCGTCATCCTCGTTAGTCACGACCGCGACTTTCTCGACCGCACAGTAACAAGCGTAGTTGCCCCCGATGGAAACGGTGTGTGGGTGGAGTATGCTGGCGGCTACGCAGACATGCTGGCGCAGCGCGGGGGCAAGAAGCTCGAGGATCGCAAGGCGCGCAGCAAAGCCGAGGGGCCGTCATCTCCCACTGCATCAGCCTCAGCGCCGCTGAGAGAGAAAGATGCTTCGAAAAAGCTTTCCTACAAGCAGAAATTCGCACTTGAGCAATTGCCCAAGCGCATGGAAGCCATCAACGCATCCATTTCCTCCCTTGAAAACTCGATAGCCGATCCCGCCTTCTACGAGCGCGACCCCAAAGGTTTCCAGAAAACTATCGCCGCGCTCGACAAGGAGCGCGTAACGCTTGGCAAGCTCGAGGAGGAATGGCTGGAACTAGAGATGCTGAAGGAGGAGATAGAGGGCTGA
- a CDS encoding cell division protein ZapA codes for MAQVTVTIDGKAYRMACDEGQEEHLTDLGDRFDRYVSHLKSSFGEIGDQRLTVMAGIMVMDELSELQKRIKGMESEVTTLRKTRDEALSKADKNDAALTGALSGLAERMEGLAMKLAMGKSA; via the coding sequence ATGGCTCAGGTCACGGTGACAATCGACGGCAAAGCCTATCGAATGGCGTGCGACGAGGGGCAGGAAGAGCACCTGACCGATCTCGGCGACCGATTTGACCGCTATGTCTCGCATCTTAAATCGTCTTTCGGTGAAATCGGCGACCAACGGTTGACCGTCATGGCCGGCATCATGGTGATGGACGAGCTTTCGGAATTACAAAAACGCATCAAGGGGATGGAAAGCGAAGTCACCACGCTTCGCAAGACGCGTGATGAAGCGCTGAGCAAGGCCGACAAGAACGACGCCGCACTAACCGGAGCGCTCAGCGGACTGGCCGAACGCATGGAAGGCCTGGCCATGAAGCTTGCCATGGGCAAATCGGCCTAG
- a CDS encoding DUF4164 domain-containing protein produces MTGETTLKEVIARLGKAIETLENAFEARREQEQDYSEAEAEVQRMNADRARLAQELDSSEARADRLEEANKEVSRRLVTAMETIRAVLDR; encoded by the coding sequence ATGACCGGAGAAACAACACTCAAAGAGGTCATTGCGCGGCTGGGCAAGGCGATCGAGACGCTGGAAAATGCGTTCGAGGCGCGGCGTGAGCAGGAGCAGGATTACTCCGAAGCCGAGGCCGAAGTTCAGCGGATGAACGCTGATCGCGCGCGCCTTGCGCAGGAACTCGACAGCTCGGAAGCGCGGGCAGACCGGTTGGAAGAAGCGAACAAAGAAGTTTCGCGCCGGCTCGTGACGGCGATGGAAACCATCCGCGCTGTTCTCGACAGATAG
- the tkt gene encoding transketolase encodes MTQRDQHDKMANAIRFLSMDAVEKANSGHPGLPMGAADIATVLYTRFLKFDAKAPHWADRDRFILSAGHGSMLLYSLLYLTGYEDITLDEIKNFRQLGSKTAGHPEYGHAAGIETTTGPLGQGLANSVGFALAERIMNAEFGDDLVDHHTYVLAGDGCLMEGISQEAISLAGHLKLSKLIVFWDDNNISIDGAISLADSTDQVARFKASGWNASHVDGHDPEAIAAAIEAAQKSDRPTMIACKTTIGFGAPTRAGTNKAHGSPLGAEEIAGARKALGWDFAPFEVPADILDAWRAAGKRGGQDRSGWEKRLAAVEAGIRSEFERRMRGELPGGLDSAIADYKKKLASDKPTVATRKSSEMALEVINGAMPETIGGSADLTGSNNTKTSQTKNITADNFGERYIHYGIREHGMAAAMNGLALHGGVVPYGGTFMCFSDYARPAMRLASLMGIRSIFVMTHDSIGLGEDGPTHQPVEHMAALRAIPNHNVFRPADAMETAECWQLALRSEKTPSTLALTRQNLPAVRTEASAENLCGYGAYELAAADGEAVVTIFASGSEVEIALAARELLQSHGHGTRVVSVPCFELFEKQPDDYRRKMIGDSSVKMAIEAGIRQGWDAFIGSDGLFVGMNGFGASGTIEQLYAHFGITAEDAAKAAETRIHG; translated from the coding sequence ATGACCCAACGCGACCAGCACGACAAGATGGCAAACGCGATCCGCTTCCTTTCCATGGATGCCGTTGAGAAGGCCAATTCCGGTCATCCAGGCCTGCCGATGGGCGCGGCCGACATCGCTACGGTGCTGTATACGCGGTTTTTGAAGTTCGATGCGAAAGCCCCGCATTGGGCCGATCGTGATCGTTTCATCCTTTCCGCCGGCCACGGCTCGATGCTGCTCTATTCGCTGCTCTATCTCACCGGCTACGAGGATATCACTCTCGACGAGATCAAAAATTTCCGTCAGCTGGGATCGAAAACTGCCGGCCATCCTGAATATGGCCACGCTGCCGGCATTGAGACCACCACCGGCCCTCTGGGTCAGGGCCTGGCGAATTCGGTCGGCTTCGCGCTCGCCGAGCGCATCATGAACGCCGAGTTCGGCGACGATCTTGTTGATCACCACACATATGTGCTCGCAGGTGACGGCTGCCTAATGGAAGGCATTAGCCAGGAAGCAATTTCGCTGGCCGGTCATCTAAAACTCTCGAAGCTCATCGTGTTTTGGGATGACAACAACATTTCCATCGACGGCGCAATTTCGCTGGCCGATTCCACCGATCAGGTGGCACGTTTCAAGGCCTCGGGCTGGAACGCCAGCCATGTCGACGGCCACGACCCGGAGGCGATTGCAGCTGCCATCGAAGCGGCCCAAAAATCCGACCGCCCGACAATGATTGCGTGCAAGACCACCATCGGTTTTGGCGCGCCAACCCGGGCCGGCACCAACAAGGCCCACGGTTCACCGCTTGGAGCCGAAGAAATCGCCGGTGCACGCAAGGCGCTGGGCTGGGACTTTGCGCCGTTTGAAGTTCCCGCCGATATTCTCGACGCATGGCGCGCGGCAGGCAAGCGTGGCGGCCAAGACCGTAGCGGTTGGGAAAAGCGGCTTGCAGCAGTTGAAGCCGGCATCCGTAGCGAGTTTGAGCGGCGCATGCGCGGCGAACTCCCCGGTGGACTCGATTCAGCAATTGCCGATTACAAAAAGAAGCTCGCCTCCGACAAGCCAACGGTCGCGACCCGCAAATCAAGCGAAATGGCGCTTGAGGTCATCAATGGCGCGATGCCGGAAACCATTGGCGGCTCGGCCGATCTCACCGGCTCCAACAACACCAAAACCAGCCAGACCAAAAACATTACCGCTGACAATTTCGGCGAACGTTACATCCATTACGGTATCCGCGAGCACGGTATGGCTGCGGCCATGAACGGCCTGGCACTGCATGGCGGCGTCGTGCCTTACGGTGGCACCTTCATGTGTTTCTCGGACTATGCACGTCCAGCCATGCGTCTGGCATCATTGATGGGCATCCGCTCCATCTTCGTCATGACGCATGACTCCATCGGCCTTGGCGAGGATGGCCCGACCCACCAACCTGTCGAACACATGGCAGCACTTCGCGCTATCCCGAACCACAATGTGTTCCGCCCGGCCGATGCCATGGAAACTGCCGAATGCTGGCAGCTTGCTCTCCGTTCGGAAAAGACGCCTTCGACCCTCGCCTTGACCCGTCAAAATCTGCCGGCGGTGCGCACCGAAGCCTCTGCAGAAAACCTCTGCGGCTACGGCGCTTATGAACTGGCAGCCGCCGATGGGGAGGCCGTTGTGACTATCTTCGCGTCGGGGTCAGAAGTAGAAATCGCCCTCGCAGCCCGCGAGCTTCTCCAGAGTCACGGCCACGGTACCCGCGTCGTTTCGGTGCCCTGCTTCGAACTGTTCGAGAAGCAACCGGATGACTACCGCCGCAAGATGATCGGTGACTCGTCGGTAAAAATGGCGATCGAGGCCGGCATTCGACAGGGCTGGGATGCCTTCATCGGTTCCGACGGGCTCTTTGTCGGAATGAACGGTTTCGGTGCGTCCGGCACTATCGAGCAGCTTTATGCGCATTTCGGCATCACCGCCGAAGATGCAGCAAAGGCTGCCGAGACCAGAATTCACGGCTGA